The following are from one region of the Salmo trutta chromosome 22, fSalTru1.1, whole genome shotgun sequence genome:
- the LOC115158432 gene encoding uncharacterized protein LOC115158432 isoform X2, which translates to MDQYGKCESSDQPEELFDHSLHWRQVKEEADELQISTVPLRVETSQVCQNEDPDEQDTSFNPLSDIHGVTEQECGHKSMTYLKVKVLPSPVPVKEESEECSLLPVDEEEVALITVKEEENDDWLKSEDEDVVKVPVPWEPLETSSSCSDTEDSEMESDNVRED; encoded by the exons ATGGATCAATATGGGAAATGTGAAAGCAGTGATCAGCCAGAAGAGCTTTTT GATCACTCACTGCATTGGAGGCAGGTCAAAGAGGAGGCTGATGAACTCCAGATTTCAACTGTGCCATTAAGAGTTGAAACGTCCCAGGTTTGTCAAAATGAGGACCCTGATGAACAAGATACCTCCTTTAATCCACTTTCAGACATCCATGGAGTCACAGAGCAAGAGTGTGGACATAAAAGCATGACTTACCTGAAAGTAAAG GTGCTGCCTTCTCCAGTCCCAGTCAAAGAGGAGTCTGAAGAATGCTCCCTTCTGCCAGTAGATGAAGAGGAAGTTGCCTTAATTACAGTTAAGGAAGAAGAGAATGATGACTGGTTGAAGTCAGAAGATGAGGATGTTGTGAAAGTGCCAGTGCCTTGGGAACCGTTGGAAACATCATCATCATGCTCGGATACAGAGGACAGTGAGATGGAAAGTGATAATGTGCGG GAGGATTGA